In one window of Haemophilus parainfluenzae DNA:
- the mltG gene encoding endolytic transglycosylase MltG — MKKIFVFLLILLLILGGVGFWFYQKLVTFVDTPVNVSQNQLLTIDRGTTSSKLATLFEQEKILDNADLLPWLLKLQPQLNKVKAGTYSLTGVKTLQDLLDMINSGKEAQFSVQFIEGKTFKEWRKNLENAPHLKQTLQGKSDKEIMTLLDIPAVTKAVYEWNNMDGWLYPDTYNYTPNSTDLELLKRSTTRLQKALDKAWSERDENLPLTDPSQMLILASIVEKETGIAEERPQVASVFINRLKANMKLQTDPTVIYGMGESYTGNIRKKDLETMTPYNTYMIDGLPPTPIAMVSESALQAVAHPAKTDFYYFVADGSGGHKFTRNLNEHNKAVQEYLRWYRNQQKGAH, encoded by the coding sequence ATGAAAAAAATTTTTGTCTTTTTACTGATTCTTCTGCTTATTTTAGGCGGTGTTGGCTTTTGGTTTTATCAAAAATTGGTAACCTTTGTTGATACGCCAGTAAATGTATCTCAAAATCAATTGCTGACAATTGATCGAGGAACGACGAGTAGTAAACTAGCCACTTTATTTGAGCAGGAAAAAATACTTGATAATGCTGATTTATTACCTTGGTTATTGAAATTACAACCGCAGCTCAACAAAGTAAAAGCCGGGACTTATTCTTTAACAGGCGTGAAAACGTTGCAGGATTTATTGGATATGATTAATTCTGGCAAGGAAGCGCAATTTAGTGTGCAGTTTATTGAAGGGAAAACGTTCAAAGAATGGCGTAAAAACCTTGAAAACGCACCGCACTTAAAACAAACCTTGCAAGGTAAAAGTGATAAAGAAATTATGACTCTATTAGATATTCCAGCCGTTACAAAAGCCGTTTACGAATGGAATAACATGGATGGGTGGTTGTATCCAGATACCTATAATTATACCCCAAATTCGACTGATCTTGAATTATTAAAACGTTCAACTACTCGTTTACAAAAAGCCTTGGATAAAGCATGGAGTGAACGCGATGAAAATCTCCCATTAACGGATCCGTCTCAGATGTTGATTTTGGCTTCTATTGTGGAGAAAGAAACGGGGATTGCAGAGGAGCGACCGCAAGTGGCTTCCGTATTTATTAATCGTTTAAAAGCCAATATGAAATTACAAACTGACCCAACGGTGATTTATGGAATGGGTGAGAGCTATACTGGCAATATTCGTAAAAAAGATTTAGAAACGATGACACCGTATAATACTTATATGATTGATGGTTTACCACCGACACCAATTGCGATGGTGAGTGAAAGTGCTTTGCAGGCAGTGGCGCATCCCGCTAAAACGGACTTTTATTATTTTGTTGCCGATGGAAGTGGTGGCCATAAATTTACTCGTAATCTGAATGAGCATAATAAAGCAGTGCAAGAATATTTACGTTGGTATCGTAACCAACAAAAAGGAGCCCACTAA
- the tmk gene encoding dTMP kinase — protein MQGKFIVIEGLEGAGKSTAMQTIMDTLKSLGVSDIVFTREPGGTPLAEKLRHLIKHETEELVTDKAELLMLYAARIQLVENVIKPALAEGKIVLGDRHDMSSQAYQGGGRQFDQTLMANLKNMVLGDFEPDFVLYLDIDPAEGLARARGRGELDRIEQQGLDFFHRTRQRYLELVQNNPKAAIINAGQPLAQVQADIQSAVKNWWVSQAK, from the coding sequence ATGCAAGGCAAATTTATCGTGATTGAAGGGTTGGAAGGCGCAGGTAAAAGTACCGCCATGCAAACGATAATGGATACATTAAAATCCCTTGGTGTAAGCGATATTGTGTTTACTCGGGAACCAGGTGGTACCCCGTTAGCGGAGAAATTGCGCCATTTAATTAAGCATGAAACAGAAGAACTTGTTACGGATAAAGCGGAATTATTAATGCTTTATGCGGCACGAATTCAATTGGTAGAAAATGTGATTAAGCCGGCATTGGCAGAAGGCAAAATTGTGTTAGGTGATCGTCACGATATGTCTTCACAGGCTTATCAAGGCGGTGGCCGTCAGTTTGATCAAACGCTGATGGCGAATTTAAAAAATATGGTATTAGGCGATTTTGAGCCTGATTTTGTACTGTATTTAGACATTGATCCTGCAGAAGGGCTTGCTCGTGCTAGAGGTCGTGGCGAATTAGACCGAATTGAACAACAAGGACTGGATTTCTTCCATCGTACTCGCCAACGTTATTTGGAGTTGGTACAGAATAATCCAAAAGCCGCCATTATTAATGCAGGTCAGCCTTTGGCACAAGTACAAGCAGATATTCAAAGTGCGGTCAAAAATTGGTGGGTTTCACAAGCAAAATGA
- a CDS encoding DNA polymerase III subunit delta' has protein sequence MSELYPWLVPTYHKISQTFSEGLGHHALLIKADQGLGAEGLFDALTKRIMCQTPDNAPCGHCHACHLMAAHSHPDFHVLASQEGKDIGVDQVRAINEVVSQHAQQNGNKLVYIQEAERLTEAAANALLKTLEEPRPNTYFLLQTEPSSSLLATIYSRCQVWNVSLPTEAEALTWLSSQFQAETSELLTALAMNLGRPLLALETLQQGLIEQRKNFLRQFWLFYRRRSPLEILPFFEKERTLQQVDWILAFLSDAIKYKLEIQSGWQTLDLKTGVTQFADEQTILELLTANKIMHKVRSDLLTINGVNIELMLLDGLTKLITDVFKD, from the coding sequence ATGAGCGAACTTTATCCTTGGTTAGTGCCTACTTATCACAAAATTAGCCAAACTTTTAGCGAAGGTTTGGGGCATCACGCATTATTGATTAAAGCTGATCAAGGTCTCGGTGCTGAAGGTTTGTTTGATGCTTTAACAAAACGCATTATGTGTCAAACACCAGATAATGCACCTTGTGGTCATTGTCATGCTTGCCATTTAATGGCAGCGCACAGCCACCCTGATTTTCATGTTTTAGCCTCTCAAGAAGGCAAAGACATTGGTGTTGATCAGGTGCGGGCGATTAATGAAGTTGTCAGCCAACATGCGCAACAAAACGGCAATAAATTAGTATATATTCAAGAGGCAGAACGTCTTACGGAAGCAGCGGCTAACGCATTGCTCAAAACCTTGGAAGAGCCACGTCCGAATACGTATTTCTTATTGCAAACAGAACCTTCCTCTTCATTATTAGCAACTATTTACAGCCGTTGCCAAGTGTGGAATGTGAGTTTGCCAACGGAGGCGGAAGCCTTAACTTGGCTTTCTTCTCAATTTCAGGCAGAAACATCTGAATTATTAACCGCACTTGCGATGAATTTGGGTCGTCCGCTGTTAGCATTGGAAACACTCCAGCAAGGATTAATTGAACAACGAAAGAATTTCCTACGTCAATTTTGGCTGTTTTATCGTCGTCGTTCGCCTTTGGAAATTTTACCTTTCTTTGAAAAAGAACGCACTTTACAGCAAGTGGATTGGATTTTAGCGTTTTTAAGTGATGCCATTAAATACAAACTCGAAATTCAAAGCGGCTGGCAAACACTTGATCTTAAAACAGGTGTAACGCAATTTGCAGATGAGCAAACGATCCTTGAATTATTAACTGCAAATAAAATTATGCACAAAGTAAGATCGGATTTACTCACTATTAATGGCGTTAATATTGAATTAATGTTATTGGATGGTTTGACAAAGTTAATTACTGACGTATTTAAGGACTAA
- a CDS encoding YchF/TatD family DNA exonuclease, with protein sequence MFIVDSHCHLDALDYENLHKDIADVVAKANARDVKHLLAIGVTLSRFEKAYPELAKFPNVSLACGVHPLDLEEEPYDAERLLRLSQDKKVIAIGEIGLDYYYSADNKALQQTVFADQIRIANEVDKPVIIHTRSAPEDTIAMLREYNAEKCGGLIHCFTETLDFAKKALDLGFYISCSGIITFKNAESIREAIRYVPADRLLVETDSPYLAPVPYRGKENQPAYTREVCEYVAALKGLSAEEFAQISTQNFERLFKINVQ encoded by the coding sequence ATGTTTATCGTAGATTCCCATTGCCATTTAGATGCATTGGATTATGAAAATTTACACAAAGATATTGCTGATGTGGTGGCTAAAGCCAATGCACGAGATGTGAAGCATTTACTCGCCATTGGCGTGACATTAAGCCGTTTTGAAAAAGCGTATCCTGAATTAGCCAAATTTCCGAATGTGTCTTTGGCTTGTGGTGTGCATCCACTAGATCTTGAAGAAGAACCTTACGATGCCGAGCGTTTATTACGTTTATCCCAAGATAAAAAAGTGATTGCAATTGGTGAAATTGGTTTGGATTATTATTACAGTGCAGATAATAAGGCATTGCAGCAAACGGTTTTTGCGGATCAAATCAGAATTGCCAATGAAGTGGATAAACCTGTGATTATTCATACTCGTTCAGCGCCAGAAGATACCATTGCCATGTTGCGTGAGTACAATGCAGAAAAGTGCGGTGGATTAATTCATTGTTTTACAGAAACCTTGGATTTTGCGAAAAAGGCACTTGATTTAGGTTTTTACATCTCCTGTTCTGGCATTATTACTTTTAAAAATGCGGAAAGTATCCGTGAAGCCATTCGTTATGTACCGGCAGATCGCTTGTTAGTTGAAACCGATTCGCCTTACTTAGCACCCGTGCCTTATCGTGGTAAAGAGAACCAACCTGCCTATACACGTGAAGTGTGTGAGTATGTGGCAGCGTTAAAAGGGCTATCAGCAGAAGAATTTGCGCAAATTAGTACACAAAACTTCGAGCGTTTGTTTAAAATTAATGTACAATAA
- a CDS encoding peptidylprolyl isomerase, which translates to MEKSMLKSFLFAMIGLLAFSQVQAEERVVATVNGIPILQSQVNAVMGKKGSQRAALDKIIDDILTDKAIKESGVKVNQAEVNRIVEDIAERNGLTYGQFLDALDYQGISLNAFKQQISRQMLMAGVRNHAIQNSVDVTREQVDALGKQMLDEAKAKGNAKKVTGKEYKVRHILLKLNPLLNDAQAKAELERIRRDIISGKTTFADAALKYSKDYLSGANGGSLGYAFPEAYVGPFAKMVETTPQGTISAPFKSEFGWHILEVVGSRDGDKTEDAYRQKAYEQIVNSQLQEATKDWVKALRKNADIQYFDK; encoded by the coding sequence ATGGAAAAATCAATGTTAAAATCTTTCTTATTTGCGATGATCGGCTTACTGGCTTTCTCACAAGTACAAGCAGAAGAACGCGTTGTGGCGACAGTGAATGGTATACCCATTTTACAAAGTCAAGTAAACGCAGTAATGGGTAAAAAAGGTAGTCAACGAGCAGCATTAGATAAGATTATTGATGATATACTGACAGATAAGGCTATCAAAGAATCGGGAGTAAAAGTCAACCAAGCGGAAGTAAATCGCATTGTGGAAGATATTGCCGAAAGAAATGGTTTAACTTATGGTCAATTCTTAGATGCATTAGATTATCAAGGTATTTCTCTAAATGCATTTAAACAACAAATCTCTCGTCAAATGTTAATGGCGGGTGTGCGTAATCATGCCATTCAAAATAGTGTTGATGTCACCCGTGAACAAGTAGATGCACTAGGTAAGCAAATGCTCGATGAGGCAAAGGCAAAAGGTAATGCAAAGAAAGTAACGGGTAAAGAGTATAAAGTTCGTCATATTTTATTAAAATTAAACCCATTACTGAATGATGCGCAAGCAAAAGCAGAATTAGAGCGTATTCGCCGTGATATCATTTCCGGCAAAACGACATTTGCTGATGCGGCATTAAAATACTCTAAAGATTATTTATCTGGCGCGAATGGCGGCAGTTTAGGCTATGCCTTCCCAGAAGCTTATGTGGGCCCATTTGCAAAAATGGTTGAAACTACACCACAAGGTACCATTTCAGCACCATTTAAATCTGAATTTGGTTGGCATATTTTAGAAGTAGTGGGCAGTCGTGATGGCGATAAAACAGAAGATGCGTATCGCCAAAAAGCTTACGAACAGATCGTGAATAGTCAATTACAAGAAGCGACCAAAGACTGGGTGAAGGCATTACGTAAAAATGCTGATATTCAATATTTCGATAAATAA